The DNA sequence ataatttgtacaatttagatgcagcacactcgtgaaaacatcacttggattactcagtttctgccaatagatccctttcaccatcatcttacacactggacctttaagtaaACAATCTGAAtgcatcttcctcctctggggTGAATTCCTGCATTAACATGTAGTCTGAATGTCCTACTTTACAGCAATGGGAGGAGGTAAGTCCTGTTACATTTTCAGCTtcaataaacaaatgaacaataacaaaaaacattctcaaTAATCACAGTTTGGTCCTTTTTAGGTCCTTCAGCACTCTTGGAGCAGCCATGGAGGGAGGTGTCAGAGTGAGTATGATCTaacattcagtcagtgtgtttccatTGTGCCCTCAGTGTTTGTGCTTCTGCTGCTCAACACATGACTTAAACAACtcgttgttgtgtgtgtgacaaaaaaaaggatCACAATTGCAATGTTGTGCaatcattaataaaaataatacggCACTTTATTCTGattgtttaatattttctgtaatttaCAGGAAGTACCAGAGCAATCTTAAGTTTGTGAAATCTTACcagcctgaaaacaaacaggtcAAACATCTCAGGATTCTGCTTCATGGACCAGTTGGTGCTGGAAAGTCGAGCTTCATCAACTCTGTCGACAGCGTTTTAAAAGGCAGATCTGCTGGTCGAGCTTTGACAAATGCAAACTCTGGGAGCAGCTACACCAGAAAGGTATGAACAACAGGAAAGGATAAAACTCCATTGAGGGTAACAAACCACAGGAATTCATTTTCAATAGTAGTTCACTGATGAAAATACAGAGCAACTTCTactaatattaaaatgtcaaaacagcagatttatatcaaatgttttgtaCAAATGTTGTCTTTATGTTTCAGAGCAATAAATTCTAGTCAGCACaagctaaatgaaatgaaacattaaatctttctaaatctgtctgttttttttacttcttataGCTTTGCACCCATTTAAATTTCAGGTTAATGTGTGAACTAGAGGCCCAGAGTTTGAATCTGATGCCACTGTGGATGTTCATACAAATCACCTTTCTCCAGCCTCCCCACACATTCCTGATCGGCCCACAGACAACTGCTGATATTTACTTTGATTCATTGATGTAAATAATTGCACCTTCTGCCTTACAGTACCGGACCTTCAAATTTCACAAAAATCCAGAGGCCACTTACTCTTTTGTGTTCAATGACATCATGGGCTTTGAGAAGGATTCTGACAGAGGAGTCCCTGTGGAAGACGTCAAACTGGCCCTGAGAGGACACGTGGAAGAAGGTTACAAGGTACAGCACTGTGAACTTTGACAGTATTTAAAGTCTAATtttaactaacaaacacaatatttgttttatatttatcgTAGTTATCAAAATTATTATTGAAATTTGACAAACGTTATGTGCACATTTCCTGTCTCATAAAACAAAGTCAATTTTTCTTACAATTCTTTTTCAAATATCAAACTTTTCTATTGGCAAATTGCTGAGTTTGGGGCACATGGCAGCCACATGTACATCAGTTAAATCTTGTGAACAATGGCAGGAATGTGTGTCACATTAACAATatgagcgtgcatgtgtgtatgtgcacgagacaaacaaatgaggtgaaacacagagaaactttaagttacattaaacattatttgattgtatttgatTGATTTCTAGTTCGACCCTGACCAAGAACTGAAGGAGGGTGTTGATGGCTACAACTCTGATCCCACTTTGGAAGACAAAGTTCACGTTCTGGTGTGTGTTGTTCCTGCGGACACAGTGTCTGTGTTAAGTGATGAGATGGTGGAGAAGATGAGAGAGGTCAGAGTGGCAGCCAGTGAACTGGGTGAGTGCACAACAATTGTTTCTCTGCGTGGACTGATAGTGTCACATTGGACTGTATGAGTCAAAATACCAGGacacaaatgtttgaaataCTGATCAGGTTTCTATATCGACAGGAATTCCCCAACTGGCTATTCTCACCAGAGTTGATGAAGCCTGTCCCGAGGTTAAAAAGGACACAAGCAATATCTATAAGAGCAAGTACCTGAAGGAAAAGGTACATTTTGGAGTTATtgcaaaatgtcatttttctgcATATATGTCATGTTTGTTCATCGCTGTACGATTACTGATCAACATAAATGTTGTTACTTTAACTTAGGTAGAAGGATTCCACCATCTGCTGGGCATTCCAATGAACTGCATCTTCCTTGTGAAGAACTACAGTGATGAAATTGAgtcaaatgacaaaatgaacGCTGCAATAATGTGTGCACTGAAACAGATGGTTTTGTATGGAGAAGACTTACTCAACGACCTGTAAACATGAAGACCCCTGAGGCAAAAACACAGTAGGCGATTTGTAGGGGAATGAGGAAATATTCAGCCAATGTTTACTGTCTTTGTCAAGCAGGCAAGCTTGAAGCATGAAATATGGAATAAAAATGCATACAAATTAGGTCCTAAAGTCTTTATAGGATTTATCTCATTGAGACTTTGCACAATAGCAGGACAATGCTCTGTCATTACGTCGTTAGCTTGGTGTGACGTCATCACGTGATCTGGTCAATAACTCAGCTGTTGTGATGGTGCCTTCACGTGCCGCCGGAAAGGAGTGATTCAAAAGCTCTCGTCTTTATTGTTGACTCCCAGTATTTAATACATCACCTGCTCTAACAAATTAATTCTGCATGGTCTCTGCTTCATCTTgttcatgtaaaaaataaaataataatccgacaaacaaatgattttgctaaagagacaaacagataaatattttaaattatgttgtgatggaaatctgaaaatacaagaggctggaacaccaaatttgtctatgtgtattttaataggggcattctgcagaaatgatcaacacagagagtcacagggatctcagagtgttgatggagaacagtcaaatgcaaggatcttatataggagaactaaggctgtttgtctgagccagttcagactggttctgtaggcgcagtttggGACAGGAATTaagacacaggaaactgatttgcaTATGTTTTCTTAGAAGATTAAGCAGACGGAAATAAAATTCttggacagtcaataagtaataGAAATATCATAAAGGTATTAGAAAGGTCATAtaggtttcaggtcacaaacagttcaggtcatacAAGTTTCAGACAGGTATGCAAAAAGTTACTTTTCCACTACAATGTATAATATAATCATCTCATCCTGCGCTTTACATCCCTGGGGACACTGTATTCTTTTTCAGTTTGACCAATATTGTGAAGTACTGTTATATGATTGTCTTGCAATATACGTTGATtaataatattgttattgttgactTTGTATCATGTACTGTGAGTTCCTGGGCGTGGGAAGTAATgaagtacaaatataaaaattatactctgtgcaaaaaaaattaaaatcttgCTTTAACCCTTGTTTGTagtatttacttttattgttattgGATTTGAAGCAGGagtgttttaatttaaacagtTATTGAAGTGATTAAATGTGACCTGCGGTCCTCAGAGTGGTACTTTTTACTCTAATACTTACAGTACATTTAACAGCATGTACTTTATATACTTTGACTTGAGCAAAAAGGTTGAATCAATATGTATACTTTGACTTGAGTTATTCTTGAAACAAGaatctttacttttacttgagtaaagaatgGGGGGACTTTTGCCATCTCTGTGCAGAAAATTGAATACAGATCTTGCTTTAACCCctgtttgtaatattttgttatatttctatttgATTTGGCCCTAAGAGTGGtactttttcacttttattcttcGAGTACATTTCAGGGCCTGTCCTTTTATACTTGAATAAAGAGGTTGAATCAATACGTATACTTTGACTTCAAATACCTGTACTTCTACTACAGTAAATAATGTGTATAGCCTACTTTTGCCCCCCCGCCGTGAGATACCCTCTGATTCCCACCCCCACTGTTCAGCGTGGTCCATCGGTGAAGCTAAGAAGACGCAGCTTTCCAGGCGCCTGTGAACGCAGCATttgacgaggaagaggaggaaatccACGTAGCTCGTCTCGCGTCGCGGGGTCCGGTCGTGTTGTGTCCTCGATGTGTCGGCCCGTGTAAAGAAACGCTGCTTTTCTACTCGGCGGATAAAGGCGTCCATAGTGGCGGGGTGACGCGGGGCTGCCCACACCGGTGCTGTTTGCTGAAAGCGGGGGAGAGGACAGCGGGGAAAATGGAGCTGGAAGACGGAGTCGTGTACCAGGACGACCCGGGGACGTCCGCGATGATGTCGGAGCGGGTGTCGGGCCTGGCCAACTCCATCTACCGCGAGTTCGAGCGGCTCATCGGGAAGTACGACGAGGACGTGGTGAAGGAGCTGATGCCGCTGGTGGTGGCCGTGCTGGAGAACCTGGACTCGGTGTTCGCGGAGAACCAGGAGCACGaagtggagctggagctgctgaaggaggACAACGAGCAACTCATCACCCAGTACGAGCGGGAGAAGGCGCTGAGGAAGCACGCGGAGGAGGTGAGTGATGGTCCAACACCTCCGGGGTCCTGGAGGCGGGGAGACGTCggctcccctcctcctcctgcatccCTCAGCGGGGAATTCACCC is a window from the Hippoglossus hippoglossus isolate fHipHip1 chromosome 8, fHipHip1.pri, whole genome shotgun sequence genome containing:
- the LOC117766385 gene encoding interferon-induced protein 44-like, whose amino-acid sequence is MGGVWSFLGPSALLEQPWREVSEKYQSNLKFVKSYQPENKQVKHLRILLHGPVGAGKSSFINSVDSVLKGRSAGRALTNANSGSSYTRKYRTFKFHKNPEATYSFVFNDIMGFEKDSDRGVPVEDVKLALRGHVEEGYKFDPDQELKEGVDGYNSDPTLEDKVHVLVCVVPADTVSVLSDEMVEKMREVRVAASELGIPQLAILTRVDEACPEVKKDTSNIYKSKYLKEKVEGFHHLLGIPMNCIFLVKNYSDEIESNDKMNAAIMCALKQMVLYGEDLLNDL